One segment of Pangasianodon hypophthalmus isolate fPanHyp1 chromosome 10, fPanHyp1.pri, whole genome shotgun sequence DNA contains the following:
- the napba gene encoding N-ethylmaleimide-sensitive factor attachment protein, beta a has protein sequence MDNSGKEKEAIQLMAEADKKVKSSGSFLGGMFGGNHKVEDACEMYARAANMFKMAKNWSAAGNAFCQAAKLHMQMQNKLDAATSFVDAGNAYKKADPQEAINCINAAIDIYTDMGRFTIAAKHHMTIAEIYESELVDIEKAIAHYEQAADYYKGEESNSSANKCLLKVGFYCAQLEQYPKAIEIFEQVATSTMDNPLLKYNAKEYFWKASLCHFIVDELNAKLAIEKYESMFPAFSDSRECKLLKKLLEAHEEQNSEAFTEAVKEFDSISRLDQWQTTMLLRIKKTIQGDGGDLK, from the exons ATGGATAACTCGGGCAAGGAAAAAGAGGCCATCCAACTGATGGCTGAGGCGGACAAAAAAGTCAAGTCGTCCGGTTCATTTCTTGGAGGGATGTTCGG AGGAAACCACAAGGTAGAGGACGCGTGTGAGATGTATGCAAGAGCTGCCAACATGTTTAAAATGGCAAAGAACTGGAGTG CTGCAGGCAATGCTTTCTGCCAGGCCGCAAAACTtcacatgcaaatgcagaacaAACTGGATGCTGCGACCAGCTTTGTTGACGCTGGCAATGCATACAAGAAGGCTGATCCCCAAG AGGCTATCAATTGCATAAATGCAGCCATCGATATATATACGGACATG GGTCGGTTTACAATTGCAGCCAAACACCACATGACTATTGCAGAAATATACGAGTCTGAGCTGGTGGATATTGAAAAG GCAATTGCCCATTATGAGCAGGCAGCTGACTATTATAAAGGAGAGGAATCGAACAg CTCTGCCAACAAATGTCTCCTGAAAGTTGGCTTTTACTGTGCACAGCTGGAACAGTATCCGAAAGCCATTGAAATCTTTGAGCAG GTTGCAACTAGTACAATGGATAATCCACTTCTGAAGTACAACGCAAAAGAGTACTTCTGGAAGGCTTCACTGTGCCACTTCATTGTGGACGAATTAAATGCAAAG CTGGCCATAGAGAAGTATGAGAGCATGTTTCCAGCGTTCTCAGACTCAAGAGAATGCAAGCTTTTGAAA AAACTGTTGGAAGCACATGAAGAGCAAAACAGCGAGGCCTTCACTGAGGCT GTGAAAGAGTTTGACTCAATCTCCCGTCTGGACCAGTGGCAGACCACCATGTTACTCCGCATCAAGAAGACGATCCAGGGAGATGGTGGTGATCTGAAGTGA